The genomic segment GTCAAATTCACCCGCCAGTACGTGGGCCGCTTCGTCGGCGACAAGCTGGAAATCGGCAAGTCCGGGCAGGACGATGAGGCCATCGGGCTGGATGCCATCACCGGCGCCACCGTCACGGTGATTGCCCAGAATCAGGTGATGCTGCGCTGTGGCGCGGAAGTGGCGAAGCAGGTGGGCATCATGAAGCCGGTGCTGCTGCCGGCGGCGAAGTTCACCGCTGCCGAGGCCCCCAGGAGCTGGCAGGAACTGATGGATGAAGGCAGCATCCAGTTCCTCGGCATCAAGCCCGAGGATGTGGGCAAGGAAGGCCGGGGCCAGGCTTATCTGGACATGTGGTTCGGCTATCTCAACCAGCCGGCGGTAGGGAAAAGCCTTCTGGGCGAGGAGGGCTACGCATCGCTGATGTCCCGGCTCAAGCCCGACGAACACGCGATCTTCATCATCGCCCGGGGCAGCGACTCCTTCAAGGGTTCCGGCTTCGTGCGCGGCGGCATCTACGACCGGGTGCAAGTGCGCCAGGGCATGGAGACCCATACCTTCCGTGACCTGGACTACCTCAACCTCTACAGCGTGGCGGCCAGCGGGGTGCCCGATTATCGGGAGTCGGCGATCTTCATCATCCGCTCCGGCAATTTCTCGGCGGCCTATCCCTGGCAACTGGTGCTGTTGGCCAACAAGGTGGATCCCGAGAGCGGCGCCCGCCAATTCACCAGCTTCCACCGGGAATACTGGCTGCCGGCCAAGTATCTGGAGGGAGGCCGCCCTCTGGTCGAGCGCACCGATCCCACCTGGCTCAAGGTCTGGAAGGGGCGCCTGCCGGAGATCATCGGCTTCATCGCCCTGCTGGCCTTCGCAGCCCTGGTCTATGGCCAGCGGGACCGGCTGGTGCGCCGTTCCACGCGCAAGGACAAGCGCTGGGTCTCCCTGCCCAAGTATTTCATCTGGACCGCCAGCATCGTCTTCGTCGGCTTCCATGCCATGGCCCAGCCCTCGGTGACCCAGGTGCTGACCTGGTTCCATGCCATGCTCTACCAGTGGAAGTGGGAGCTGTTCCTCTCCGATCCGCTGATCTTCGTGTTCTGGTGGTTCATCATCCTCAGCATTTTCTTCTGGGGCCGGGGCCTGTTCTGCGGCTGGCTCTGCCCCTTCGGCTCCCTCACCGAGATGCTCTACAAGCTGGCGGGCCGGTTGGGCCTGAAGCGCTTCCAGTTCAAGCTGCCCCAGGTCTGGCACGACCGGTTGAAGTGGCTCAAGTACGGAATCTTCTACGGTCTGCTGGGCATCTCCTTCTTCTCCATGGGTCTGGCGGAAATGCTGGCGGAGGTGGAGCCCTTCAAGACCACCTTCCTGGTGGGCCTCTTCAACCGGGCCTGGCCCTACACCCTGTTCGCCGGTTCCTTGCTGGGCATCTCCCTGTTCATCGAGCGGCCCTTCTGCAAATACCTTTGCCCCCTGGGAGCGGCCCTGGCCCTGCCTTCCACCTTCCGCTGGTTCGGTCTCAAGCGCAAGCAGGAATGCGGTCCCTGCGCCGCCTGCGCGGTGGGCTGCGGCTCCCTGGCCATTGACGCGGCGGGACGCATCGACCAGCGGGAATGCCTGCTCTGCCTGGACTGCATGGTGATGTACTACGACGACCACGCCTGCCCGCCCCTGGTCCAGGAGCGCAAGCAGCGCGGCAAGGCGGGCCAGTCCCTCACGCCCATCGGCTCCGACGGCTACTACATTCCCATCAAGCCCTTGCCCGCGGGTGCCCCTGCGCACAAATCAGCGGTGGCGGCCCGTTCCAAGGCCGACCCGACCATGCTGACCGATCCCGCCCTGCCGCCCTATGCGGACCATGAGGGCGACCTGATCGGCCTGATCGCCGCCGAAACCTGGGACCATCTGTGGCCCTGGAGCCACCACGGTTTCCAGCGCCAGCGGGCGGTCCAGGGCCTGGGCCTGGCCCTGGCGGTCACTGTCACGGTGATGTGGATACTGGCGGCCATGGGGCAGTTGTCGGAAGGGGTGGTGCTGGGCTGGTGGTTCGGCTGGAGCCTGTTCGAGGTGGTGGTGCGCCTGGGGTCCAAGCCCTACGTCAAGGAAGGTCCCTGGCTGGGCCGCCGCTACCGCAAGGCCGACACCATGGACATGGTGTGCTACGTGGGCTTCAAGAACCTGTTGATCGGGGCGGCGCTGTTCATCCTGCTCAAGCCCCTGGGCCTGTTCTGAACGGAAGACCTTGTGCGCAGTTCTTCGCTTGTTTTCCTGCTGGCCTGGGCCCTGCTCCAGGCAACCCCGGCGAGCGCCACCACCTGGCGGGTGAGCCCGGGCCTATCCATCGCCGCCGCAGTGGCGAAGGCAGCGGCAGGAGACACGGTGGAGGTGGCCGCTGGACGCTATGAGGAGCGCCTGCGCATCGACAAGCCCCTCACCCTCACCGGCATCGGCCGCCCCACCCTGGCCGGCGGCCTGGAGGGGGACACCCTTCGCATCACCGCGCCGGACGTGACCGTGCAGGGCTTCATCATCGCCGACTCGGGGGGCAGCCTGGAGCAGCAGAACGCCGGCATTTATGTGTACCCGGGTTCCCACCGGGCCCGCATTTTGGACTGCGTTTTTTCCTACACCCTGTTCGGCCTGTGGATCGAGAAGTCCGACGACGTGGAGGTGCGGGGCAACCTGATCACCGGCAAGCGCGACTTCTCCTCTTCCCAGCGGGGCAACGGCATCCAGCTCTACAACACCCGGGGCGCCCGCATCGAGAACAACCACATCAGCTACGTGCGCGACGCGATCTACGTGGATGTGAGCCACCATGCCCAATTTCGCGGCAACCGCATGCATCACTCCCGTTACGGCACCCACTACATGAACTCCTACTACAACGTCTGGGAGGACAACGAGAGCTTTCACAACCGGGGCGGCCTGGCCCTGATGGAAGTGCGCAACCAGGTGGTGCGCAACAACCGGGCCTGGGGCAATTCGGATCACGGCATCATGTTGCGCACCATCCAGGACTCCGTGGTGGAGAACAACATCGTCGCCGGCAACGGCCGGGGCCTGTTCATCTATGACGCGGAATACATCACCCTGACCGGCAACCTGATCGTGGACAACCGGGTCGGCGTGCATCTGGCCGCCGGGTCCACCCGCAACCAGGTGGAGGGCAACGACCTGATCCAGAACCAGGAGCAGGTGCGCTACGTGGCCAGCCGGGACGAACCCTGGGGCACCAAAAGCGGCAACTACTGGAGCAACTACCTGGGCTGGGACCGGGACGGCGACGGCATCGGCGATGTGCCCTACGAGGCCAGCGACCTGGTGGATCGCCTGACCTGGCGCCATCCCCTGGCGCGGCTGCTGATGGCCAGCCCGGCCTTGCAAACCCTGCGCCTGATCGCCCGGCAGTTTCCCCTGCTGCGGGCGCCCAGTGTGGTGGATACTCACCCACGGATGAAACCGGCCCGCAATGACTGGAGGCAGTGGCTTGGCAAACAATATCGTTGAAGTCCGGGGCATCGGCAAACAGTACGGCCCGGTGCGGGCCGTGGAGGCCGTGGACCTGGACATTCCCCGGGGCCAGTTGTTCGGCCTGATCGGCCACAACGGCGCCGGCAAGAGCACCCTGTTCAAGATGATGCTGGGGCTGCTGGCGCCCAGCAGCGGCCACATCCGCATCGACGGCGAGGCGGTGGAGGGCGCCGGCTTCCGCCAGGTGCGGCGCAAGATCGGCTACCTGCCGGAGAATCTGGCCCTCTACGACAATCTCACCGGCCTGGAGACCCTGGCCTTCTACGCCCGCCTCAAGGATGCGCCCCAGGCCCAATGCGCCACGCTGCTGGAACAAGTGGGCTTGGGGGAAGCCGGCCGACGCCGGGTCCGGGAATACTCCAAGGGCATGCGCCAGCGCCTGGGTTTCGCCCAGGCCCTGCTCGGCTCTCCGGCCCTGCTGTTCCTGGACGAGCCCACCAACGGCCTGGACCCGGAGGCGATCCGCGGCTTCTATCGCCAGTTGCGGGAACTCAGTGCCGGGGGCACCACCATCATCCTGACCTCCCACATCCTGGCGGAGATCCAGGAACGGGTGGATAGATTGGCGATCATGAAGAACGGCCGCATCCAGGCCGACGGCACGGTGCAGGCCCTGCGGGAATCGGTGAACCTGCCCCTGAGTTTCGAGGTGCGCATGGCGCCGGATCAGATCGAGCTGGCCCGGCTGGCCCTGGCCACCCTGCCCCTGGCAGTGGCGGCGGGAGAGGACGGCGTGGTGCGCTTCAGTTGCGAACGGGAAATGAAAATGAAGGCAGTGGAGGCCCTGGCCACCCTGGACGGGCGGGTACTGGACCTCCATGTCCATGAGCCCACCCTGGAGGATGTGTTCTTCGGCTACGCGGAGGGTCGCCATGAAGCATCTTGAACTTCGGCTGATCGCCACCCTGGCGGGCAAGGAATTCCGCGACCGGCTGCGCAACCGCTGGGTGCTGGCGGTGGCCCTGGTGTTCGCCGTGTTCGCCCTGGTGATCGCCTATTTCGGCGCGGCCCAGCAGGGGGCGGCGGGCTTTCGCTCCATCGAGCTGACCATCGCCTCCCTGGTCAGTCTGGTGATCTATCTGATTCCCCTGATCGCCCTGCTGCTGGGCTTCGACGCCATTGTCGGCGAACGGGAGCGAGGCTCCCTGGACCTCTTGCTGTCCATGCCCATCACCCGCCTGGAACTGCTCTTGGGCAAGTACCTGGGCCTGGCCGGCGCCCTGGCCCTTTCCACCCTGGCGGGCTTCGGCCTGGCGGGCCTGTTGATCTCCTATCATCTGGACCTTGCCGGCCTGTTCCATTACGCCGGCTTCATGTTGAGTTCCCTGTTGCTGGGCCTGGCCTTTCTCAGCCTGGCGGTGATGCTCTCGGTCTTCGCCGTCGACCGCACCCGGGCCTCGGGCCTGGCCATCGCCCTGTGGTTCTTTTTTGTCCTGATCTTCGATCTGCTGCTGCTGGGGGGTCTGGTGGCCAGCGGCGGCCAGTACGGCGGAGAAATCTTTCCCTATCTGCTGCTGCTCAATCCCGCCGACATCTATCGGGTGCTCAATGTGTTCAGCATGGAGGAGGTGCGCACCCTCTACGGCCTGTCCACCGTCTTTCCCGGCGCCCTGGCCAACCCCTGGCTGCTGGGCGGCCTGATGGGACTGTGGATCGCGGCGCCCCTGTCCATCGCCTACTGGAGGTTCCGTCCGTGATACCCAATCGCTATTCGCTGTTCCTGATCTTCGCCTTGCTGGCGGGCTGTAGCCCCCAGGGCGGGGGCGGCACCCAGGCCCTGGATTTCAGCCAGGACACCGCCTGCGCCCTGGACGGCATGGTGCTGGCCGAGTTCCCCGGCCCCAAGGGCCAGATCCACTATGAAGGGGCGTCCCCCGAATTTTTCTGCGACACCGTGGAGGTGCTGGCGGCCCTGCTCCAGCCCGAACAGGCACGCAAGGTGAAGGCGGCCTATGTGCAGGACATGGGGACAACGGATTGGGAAAAACCCCGGGGCCACTGGGTCGAGGCCCGCCAGGCTTTTTACGTCAAGGACAGCAGCTTGCGCGGTGCCATGGGGCCTACCCTGGTCAGCTTCGCCAGCGAGGCGGCGGCGAAGGCCTTTGTCGCCAAGCAGGGCGGCACCGTGCTGCGCTTTGCCCAAGTGACGCCGGACATGGTGCACCTGGACGGCGGTGCCTTGCACGACAAGGGGATGTGAGCGCTGTCTTGTCAGGCTGGCGCTTCGGCGCTGTTCAGCGTGGCGGCGGGTTTTCCTGCCAGCCGCCCCCCAGGGCCTTGAACAGATTCACCGCCGCGGTCAGCCGGGCCTGGCGGGTGCCGGCGTGGGCCTGGCGGGCTTCGTCCTCGGCCCTTTGCGCTTCCAGGACCTGGGCGTAGGCGGAATACCCCGCCTCATGACGAACACGCATCAACTGTAGCGCCTTGCGGGCGGAACTCAGCCGGGCGGACTGGGCCTGTTCCGCCTCGGCATCTTCCCGGACCTCCACCAGGGCGTCCCGCACCTCCTTGAAGGCGCTATGGACGGCTTTCTGGTAGTCCGCGGTGGCCTGGCGCTGACGGGCCGTGGCCTGGTCCACCTGAGCCGAATGGCGGCCCGAATCCAGCAAGGGCATGGTCAGGCCCAGGGCCAGGGAGCCGGTGCCCGAGGCGGTGGAGAACAGGCTGTTCAAGGCCTTGCTTTCGCTGCCCAGGCTGCCGGTGAGGGACAGGGTGGGGAACAGGGCGGCCTTCACCACGCCGATCTGGGCATTGGCGGCGATCAGGGCCTCCTCGGCCTGGCGCACATCGGGCCGTGCCTCCAGCAGGCTGGAGGGCAGTCCGGGGGGCGGCAGCGGGGGCAGGGGCAGTTGCTCCAGATCGCCGGGGGCCAGGGCCAGCTCGGGCTGTCCGACCAACAGGCCCAGCTGATGCTCGACCTGCGCCCGCTGCCGGCGCAGGCTGGCGCTCTGGGCCTGGGCCGCTGCCAGGGCGTTCTCGGCCTGGTATAGCTCCAGGGGTGAAACCGCGCCGGCTTCCAGCCGGCTTTGCATGATTTTGCGGGAGGCAGACTGGCTGGCCTCGCTGTCGGCGGCGGCCACCACCTGGACATCCAGGGCCCGCAGGCTCAGATAGCGGGTGCTAACCTGGGCGGCAATGGAAAGCCGCACCGTGTCCCGGGCGTAGCGTCCGGCCAGGGCCTGGGCCCGGGAGGCTTCATCAGCCCGGCGCAGGCGGCCCCAGACATCCAGCTCGAAGGTCGTGGTGAGGGCAGCCTTGCGATTGTCCCGCAGCACCGGCGTGCCCGGTGGCATCGGAGTGGCAGTGGCGGTGCTGGCACGGGTGCGGCTGGCGCCGGCCTCCAGCTTCACTTCCGGAATCAGGGCGGCACCGGTTTCGCGCATCGCTGCGTCGGCTTCCTCCATGCGCGCCACGGCAGCCAGCAGATCGGCGTTGCCGCCCAGGGCCTGTTCCACCAGCCGGTCCAGCACGGGGTCGCCGAACAGTTTCCACCACTGGGATGCCACCGGAACGGCGGTCTGGTTCGACGTTTGGTCGTAGCGGATCGGCAGGGTGGAGGCACTGGCAGGACGCTGGTAATCGGGGCCGATGGCGCAGCCCCCCAGGAGAGCTGCGCCAGCAGCGGCGATGAGGATTCCATTCAGGTTCATGCTTCGTCCCCTGAGTCGGTGGCGTGAGCATGGCCGGCGGGAATCACCTGTTTGCCCCGTTCCAGCCACTTGAAGAACAGGGGCACGAACAGGATGGCGACGAAGGTGGCCACCAACATGCCGCCAACGACCCCGGTGCCCATGGAACGCCGTGCCGCCGCGCCGGCGCCGCTGGAAATGGCCAGGGGCAGCACCCCCAGGATGAAGGCCAGGGAGGTCATGATGATGGGGCGGAAGCGCAGGCGGGCGGCCTCCAGGGCCGCCGCCACGGTATCCATGCCCTCGGCCCGTTTCTGGGCGGCGAATTCGACGATCAGGATGGCGTTCTTGGCCGCCAGTCCGATCAGCACCACCAGGCCGATCTGGAAGTAGATGTCATTGGCCATGCCCCGCATCAGGATGGCCAGGAGCGCCCCGACCAGGGCGAAGGGCACGGCCATGATCACCGCCAGGGGCAGGGACCATTTCTCGTACTGGGCCGCCAGGATCAGGAACACCATGACGATGGCGAAGACGAAGGCCTGCACTGAAGAACCGCCGGAATACTTTTCCTGCAGGGCCTGGCCGGTCCAGGCCAGGGTATAGCCCTCGGGCAGGGTCTCCCGGGCCACTTCCTCGACGACGCTGATGGCCGTACCGGAACTGAGACCGGGCGCTGCGCCGCCCATGATCTTGGCCGCCAGGAAGCCGTTGTAGCGTTCCAACTGCTCGGGACCGACAATGCGGCGGACCTTGATCACCGCGCCCAGGGGAATCATGGTCTGGGTCGTGGCGCTGCGCACATAGACCTTGGTCAGATCCTCGGGGCGGCTGCGGTAATGGCTCTCGGCCTGCAACTGCACCTTGTAAACCTTGCCGACCCGGTTGAAGTCATTGACGTAGAGTTCCCCCATGGTGCTTTGCAGGGTCTCGTAAATGGCGGGGACGGGGATCCCCATGGCCAGGGCCTTGGCTTCATCCACTTCCACATGGAGCTGGGGCACGTTGGCGCGGAAGAAGGTATTGATCTGGGCCAGTTCGGGCCGGGCCCGCAGGGCCTGAACAAACTGCTCCAACACCTCGGACAGCTTCGCCGGATCAGCGTCGGCCCGGTTCTGCAGATAGGCCTCGAAGCCCCCTGCGCTGCCCAACCCCATGATGGGGGGAGGATTGAAGGTGAGACCAATGCCATCGGGCAGCGTCATGCCATAACCCATGAACAGCCCCGTCAGCTCCTGGGCGCTCTGGCTGCGCTGGGACCAGGGCTTGAGCTCGATGATCATGGTGGCATTGTTCGACTGGTTGGCACCGCCGATCAGGTCGACGCCACGGATGACGCCGGTGTATTCGACGCCCGGATTGGCGGCGACCATGTTGCGCAAGCGTTCTCCGGCCTCGGCGGTACGCTGGAGGGAGGCCCCATCCGGCAGCCTGATGGCAGCAACCAGCCGGCCCATGTCCTCAGACGGCACGAACCCTCCCGGGACGATCTTCAGCAAGGCCGCCACAACAACCAGCACACCGACAAACAGCAGCAGGGCCAGTCGGCCATGGGCGAGGATGCGGCCCACGGTGGTGGTGTAGAAATTAGTGAAGCGGTTGAAAGCCCGGTTGAAGGGCCGGAACAGGGGCGCCTCCTCATGGATGGGCTTCAGCAGCAGGGCGCACAGGGCCGGCGTCAGGGTCAGGGCAACGATCCCGGAAATGACCACGGACACCGCCACCGTCACCGCGAACTGCTGGTAGAGCTTGCCGGAAATGCCGCCGAGGAAGGCCACCGGGATGAACACGGCGCAAAGCACCAGTACGATGGCCACCACCGCACCAGAAACCTCCCGCATGGATTCCACCGCCGCCGCATAGGGGCTGAGTTTTTCTTCCGACATCAGGCGCTCGACGTTTTCCAGCACCACGATGGCATCGTCCACCACGATGCCGATGGCCAGCACCATGGCAAACAATGTCAGGGTGTTGATGGAAAAACCGAACAACCAGAGGCCGGCGAAAGTGCCGATCAGGGACACCGGCACCGCCACCATCGGGATCAGTGTGGCGCGCCAGTTTTGCAGGAACAGGAACACCACGCCCACCACCAGCAAGGCTGACTCCAGGAGGGTCAACACCACTTCGTGGATGGATTCGCTGATGAACAGGGTTGAGTCCGATGGAATATCGTAATCCACCCCTTCCGGGAATTGCCGGGACAGCTCCCGAAGCTTGCCGCGCACGGCCTTGGCCACTTCCAGGGCATTGGCGCCGGATTGCAGATATACCGCCATGCCCACCACCGGCTTGCCGTGGAAGGCGACGTCGTAGACGTAACTGGCGGAACCCAGCTCCACCCGGGCCACATCCCGCAAACGCAACATGCCCCCGGGTCCGTCGGCCCGGATCACGATGTTGCCGAACTCCTCGGGGCTGGACAGCCGGCCCCGGGCCGTGACCGTGTAAACCAGCATCTGATCCTTGGAGACAGGCTCCTGGCCGATCTTGCCGGCGGCATTCTGGCTGTTCTGGGTCCTGATGGCAGTCGCGATGTCGCTGGTGGTGACGCCCAGTTGGGCCATGCGATCGGGGCGCAGCCAGACCCGCATCGAGTAGTCCTTGGCACCCAGGATCACGGCATCGCCCACGCCATGGAGACGCTTGACCTCCTCCAGCACATTCAAAGAAATGTAGTTGGAGAGGAACAGGGAATCGTAGCGTTTGTCCTCGGAGAAGAAGATGTTGATCATCAGGATGTCAGGGGAGCGCTTCTGCACCACCACCCCGTTGCGTCGCACTTCCTCCGGCAAGTGGGGCTCGGCGAGCTTGACCCGGTTGTTGACGTTGACCGCGGCGATCTCCGCATCGGTGCCCGCTTCGAAGGTGGCATTGATGTTGAGAGTGCCGCTGGAAGCCGAGGAGGAGCTGTAGTAGAGCAGGCCTGGTATTCCGTTCAGCTGGTCCTCAATGGGCGCCGCCACGGTCTTGGACACGGTGTCCGCCGAGGCGCCCGGGTAGCTGGCGCTGATGAATATCGAGGGGGGCGCGATTTCCGGATACTGGGCGATGGGCAGGCCTCGGGAGGCGACCAGGCCGGCGATGACGATGACGATGGAAATGACCGCGGAGAAAATGGGCCGCCGGATGAAGAAGCTGGACATGGCGCTGGCCCTATTTCTGCGGGGCAGGGGAAGTCGGGGTGGCGTTGCCGGGCGCTTCCGGTGGATGGGGCTTTACCGGCGCATTGGGACGCAGCTTGAGGATGTTGTCCACGATCACCTGGTCGCCCGCCTTGAGTCCCCCCAGGATCACCCAATCCCGACCATGCCAGTCGCCCGTCTGAACGGGGCGGGGCTCCACCTTGTTCTCGGCATTGGCCACCATGACCAGGGTGCCCTGGGCGGCCTGGACCACGGCGGCCTGGGGCACCAGGAACACGCCATCCCGGGTTCCCGTGGCGAGCCTTACCCGCACGAACTGCCCGGGGAGCAGAAGGCCATCCGGATTGTCGAACTCGGCCCGCATCTGTCGGGTACCCAGCACCGGGTCCATCTGGGCCGAGAGGAAGTTGATGCGCCCCTTGTGGGGATGGACGCTGCCATCAGGCAGCACCAGTTCCACGCTGGCGACAGACTTGGCGATCAGCCGGCCACCGGGGATGCGGGCGATGTCGCTGTCGGACAGGCCGAAGCGCACCCAGAGGGGATTGATCTGGTGCAAGGAGGTCAGCAGGCTATCGTTGCCGGTGCCGATCAGGTTGCCTTCGGACTTCACCGCCCGCCCGGCGATGCCGGCTTCCGGGGCCGTCACCGTGGTGTAGGACAGGTTCAGTTCGGCCTGGCGCAGGGCGGCCTGGGCGATGGCCTGATTCGAAGTCGCATCCTCGTATTCCTTGCGACTGACGGCCTGTTGCTCGAGCAGACCCTTGAGCCGGTTGGCTTCCCGGGTTGCCTGCTCGGACTTGGCCTTGGCCTCGGCCAGGGCGATCTCATAGGGGGCACGGTCGATCTGGAACAGGGGCTGACCAACCCGTACTGCTGAGCCTTCCTGATACAGGTGCTTGACCAACAGGCCGCCGACCCGGGCTCGCACCTCCACTTCCCGGGAGCCTTCGGTCTGGCCGGTCACTTCGAGCGTAACGGGCACGCGGGTGGACTGGACCGCCAGCACCGTCACCGGCAGGGCCTGCATGGGCCCCTGAGGTGACTTGGGCTCGGGACGGGAGCAGGCGCTGACGAGCAGACAAAACAACAGGGCGGACAGGCCGGCGACAGGCTGGCGAATGTTGGGGGCGAACATGGCGGATTCTTCCGATCGGATTTTCAGCACATTATATACATCCGTGTTTGTATGTAAAATGGCGAAATGTAACGGCTGGTTGCCTGGTTTATGGAGAAGGAATGGCACGCAAGACCAAGGAGGAAGCGGAACATACCCGCGACCGGATCATCGACGCGGCCCAGCGGGTATTCCACGATCGGGGCGTGAGTCGCAGCAGCCTGGAAAAGGTAGCCCAGGCGGCCGGCGTGACCCGGGGTGCGGTGTACTGGCATTTCGCCAACAAGACAGAACTGTTCTTCGCCATGCGGGAGCGCATGTCCCTGGACCTGTTCGCCCGCACCGAAGCCCTGCTCTTGTCGGAAACCATTGCCGATCCCCTGGATGCCATGGAAGCGGCGATGAAGGAGTTCTTCCGGATACTGGAGGAGCGTCAGGACGTACGTCAGGTATTCGAAATCATCTTCCTGCGCTGCGAATACGTGGATGAGTTCGCCCGGGTGCAGGAGGAACTCAAGAAGCCGGCCTACGACTTTCTCGACAAGGTGAACGCGGTCTATCGACGAGCCGCGGCCCAGGGCACCCTGCGCGCCGGCCTGGCACCGGAACGGGCGGCGCGGGATACCTGGATCTTCATGGGCGGGCTGATCCACCACATCGTCGAGAGTCCCTGTCGCGAGGGTTGGCTGGAATGCACCGGCGAACTCGTTGCCAATCACGTCGCCTTGCGCCGCAACCCGGCGACGGCCCGCTGAATTCCTGCCCGGTCGTCAGACGCCCCAGACCACGGGTTTCTTCCCCTTCTCCGCCCACTCCAGCAACTCCAGCAGGGGCGCGCCCCGCTGACTAAGACTGACGAAGGGTCGCTGGCTGCCATTGGGAGTCTTTTCCTCGGCCGGCCGCTCCTCTTCCGCCACGCCCTGCCAGCGCGCCTTGTCGGCGGCAATGGCGGCCCGCAAACGGGCAATCGCCTCGGGCAACTGCTCCACGGTGACGATGCCCTTTTCACCGGGTTCCTTGCCCATGGCTTCCATCATCTGCCGGGCCACATCGCCGAACATGATCACGTCGCCGGCGGCAGCGGATTTGAAGGTGACGATCATGATGTCTGCTCCTGTATCCAGTTCAACAATCGGTCCGCCCCCCGGCGCCAGTCCCGTTCCAGCATCATGCCATGACCGATGCCCGGCAGGATTTCGGCCTCCACCCCATAGCTGCGGGCGGTCATGTGGGCGGTGGACGGCGCCATCAGGTGGTCCAGCTCGGCCCCCAGCACCAGCAGCCGGGGCCGACCCGCCGCATCCCGGGGCAGGTGGCCCAGTATCTTTGCGGTGCGGGGCAGATCGAACAGACTCATGTCCCAGATGGCCCGCTGGGACTCGGTCTGGCACAGGCGATAGAAGCGCTGCAACTGATCGGCATCCACGGGTTGCGCGAAGAGGGCGTCCTTCAGGGTGTCGAGGGAGGTCTGGCCGCCGCCCAACAGATTGTTGATCTCCACCAGCAGGGTCGGGCGGGAGAACAGCATGCCCAGGGTGGCCGACATCAGGCCCTGGGGCGGCACCGTGCACAGCAGGGCTGCGCCCGGCGCGTCAAACTGCTCCAGATATTTCTGCACCACGTAACCGCCCATGGAATGACCGATCAGCAAGGGCGGCGCGGGCAGACGCAGCACCACTTCGCGCAGGTCCGCCACATAGTCGGCGATGGACAGATGATCCAGTCTTTCCCGCCCCCGGCTGCGTCCGTGGCCGGACAGGGAAAGGGCGTGGGCGGCGTGGCCCGCCCCGGCGAAATAAGGCAGAAACTGCTCCTCCCAGCACCAGGCACCGGCAAAGGCGCCATGAACGAACAGTAGGGGCGTGGAGGTAACGGCAGTCTCTGGCAGGTGGCTCAGGACTTCAAGCTCGGTGTTCGGTGGAGTCAAGGCGGGTCGGGAGGCTGTGGGATAGCCGGGGATTCTAGAGCGAGACAGTCGCGGAGGGCACTCCCCCTCAAACCGTCGTCCCGGCGCAGGCCGGGACCCAGTTTGCGCACCAAAATCTGGATTCCGGCTTGCGCCGGAATGACGAGAGGGCCGGGCTTCGCTCCAGGACCGAGACTTAAACGATGTACTGATCCACCGACTTGCGCATCCGGTCCACCACCTGATCCAGATAATTCACCATGACCTCGGTCTGCTGCACCACGGCCACGTTCTGCTCGGTCATGCCCGCCACCTGCTCCACGTTCTGGGCCAGCAGAATCATGGCCTGCTGCTGTTCGGCGGAGGCATGGGTGATCTCGTTCACCATCTGCACCGTCTGGTTCATCTCGGTGTTGATTTCA from the Denitratisoma oestradiolicum genome contains:
- a CDS encoding DUF1840 domain-containing protein, giving the protein MIVTFKSAAAGDVIMFGDVARQMMEAMGKEPGEKGIVTVEQLPEAIARLRAAIAADKARWQGVAEEERPAEEKTPNGSQRPFVSLSQRGAPLLELLEWAEKGKKPVVWGV
- a CDS encoding alpha/beta hydrolase; amino-acid sequence: MTPPNTELEVLSHLPETAVTSTPLLFVHGAFAGAWCWEEQFLPYFAGAGHAAHALSLSGHGRSRGRERLDHLSIADYVADLREVVLRLPAPPLLIGHSMGGYVVQKYLEQFDAPGAALLCTVPPQGLMSATLGMLFSRPTLLVEINNLLGGGQTSLDTLKDALFAQPVDADQLQRFYRLCQTESQRAIWDMSLFDLPRTAKILGHLPRDAAGRPRLLVLGAELDHLMAPSTAHMTARSYGVEAEILPGIGHGMMLERDWRRGADRLLNWIQEQTS